The genomic region GTGGTGAGAGCGGGTAGCATCGACGCCATGACACAGCCGATCGTCGCAGCCCAAACAGTGAAGACACCGGTGGGGGAGCTGGGGTTAGAAGCGTCGGAAAGCGGGCTCGTGCACGTTGTCTTTGGAGCTGTGCACGGCGAGAGCAATGCCGTCACGCGCCAGGCGGCAGCCGAGATTGAACAGTACTTCGCCGGTGAACGTCGAGACTTCACCGTACCGCTCGACCGCTCCGGCGATGGGTTTCGCGAACAGGCACAGGCCGCACTGAGCGACATTGCATATGGCAGCACAGAAACATACAGCGAGCTTGCGGCGCGTATCGGCAATCCGCGGGCGGTGCGGGCAGTCGGTTCGGCATG from Corynebacterium genitalium ATCC 33030 harbors:
- a CDS encoding methylated-DNA--[protein]-cysteine S-methyltransferase, whose product is MTQPIVAAQTVKTPVGELGLEASESGLVHVVFGAVHGESNAVTRQAAAEIEQYFAGERRDFTVPLDRSGDGFREQAQAALSDIAYGSTETYSELAARIGNPRAVRAVGSACATNPLPIVVPCHRVLRSDGSLGGYAGGLEMKRELIELERKHTGGG